The following DNA comes from Hippoglossus hippoglossus isolate fHipHip1 chromosome 12, fHipHip1.pri, whole genome shotgun sequence.
GCTTGTGCCAAATTTGATAGGATTCCCCTTAGGCGTTTGGGTgatatcacgttcacaaggcaaaacattggcttggtgaggtcacagtgaccttgatctttgaccttttggCTACGTAAATATAATGACGTCATCCTTACGAgtgaaaggattccctcaaAGTGTTCCgaggcataaaaaaaacacgcGATACACAGAATTCACAGTGGAGAAGATTTATTAGCATTTTGTTTAGGAAACTTCTCACCACAAGAGACAGTgtgaaacaaacataaatacccGAGAACAGTAGAACCTGTAGAGCGTGAAGTGTAGTTACAAAAATAAGTCCGTGTATTTCATCTCTTTTTACATATCTGTCGACGCTGCCAATTTCAttcaaggaaaaaaatatatatactttgtGAAGTAATTCAATTCCCGACAGTTAAAATCTTTCATTGAGAAAACTCTGTGATTCCAAAGAAACACATACGTCGTCACGTGTAAACATGAGAATCCAAAGAGAATCTGAATATTAGCTCTATGTCTCTAACATGATAGAAAAGATAGAAAGGAACATGCAGAGGActgtaaaaacatccacaacCTAAATCTGAGAAATAAAACCAGTGAATAAAACTGATGACCCAGTGCTGTTCGTTTCTGTCTGTGACACTTACAGGTTTTTATTAACAAACATCTTTGTAGCCGGACATTTATTTTTTGCGTTTGAGACGGACAATATCTCAGCTGTTGCActaaaaactgcattttacttaaaaatacttgtaaatataatataaagctCAGATCTGTGTCTCATCTGTGAAGCGTGACGTGAGATTTTCTTCACCGACGTTACAAATCTTGTCTCGTGAGCAGATACGTTGCGACGAAGTTTCATTGAAACATTAACAAACCCCCCGAAAAAACCTGAAACTGAACTTTGAAATCATCTCATTCTCTAAAACTAATTTTTTCCGCGGCAAGCgacagcaaatacagaaaatccAGGGATCTGCATCAtctcataaaaacaacacaaaacaaatattcaatataaataatCTAGATCTATCTGTGTGAATCTAAAACAACGACCCAGTTgttccatgttgtgtttttttttaccctgtaaaataatatatatttaaatactgcaGAAGATGTTGAACTAAACTCTAACGTGAAAAACCCTCATTATGAGACAACTGTCAGCAACGATATCgaaaatatgaagaagaaaaatgcaGCAGAATTTTCTAGAGAGCAATGATTCATCTGTTCGATAGAAATCAGCTGATGTGAGAAGTTAACAGacaagtctgtgtctgtgctgtttgtCCATGTGTAAACTTTGACTTTAAAACTagaaacttttaaataaaaaatgtatttaaccccatattttaattcagttcaattcaatttgtttttgctgttttctttgtgtttctagTTATTAAATAgaaaagtttatggttaaactaaAATCTCAAacttcaattacatttctttgccaTGAGGTTTcgataaaaacatctttataataattttatctTTATAACGATCAGATCATGATTCTGAGGAGAAGAGACGACTTTCATTTGACTTCGTGGTTGAAAGTTAAATCGAGTTTCAGTGAAGCCGTGAATCCACCAGTCGAGTTTTTAATGTGGATCAAATGTGTTCCTCCTGTCGCCAGGAGGGGGCGATGGATAATTAAGATCCTTCATTTCCGAATAAATTCTTTGGATGTAATTTGATACTGATAATTGAAAAAATCCTGATTAGGAATATCGAAATTAGGAAACATCATAAATTGATGtattataaatgtaatttacgTGTTGAGACACAGCAGCACTTTCAGGGGGAAATCAACTCGTAGAAACTTGAATGTTTCCTCTATTCAAACTAACATTAGAACCAAAACACCAGAATGATTTCCAAGGGAAATATGAGGAAATGACAGGTTgaattataaaaactaaaatgtgagTTAACACCATCAGATTTCAGCACATAAGagcaaacaaatggaaaaaatcCAGGTGGAATTTTGAGACTTTTTAGAACAAAGCTGagattgtattttttcatttggaCGACTGGTGGtggcaggtttttaaaaaacgcCTCCTAACTTCACTGTCAGTGTGAAGACGACGTAGTTTATCTGCTTTAAAAcagtaacatatatatatataaatatacagatgAGTTCGGTGCTGAGTGAATGTTCGGAGGGTTCAGACTTTGGTGAAGTTTTCTGCTtgctgctgcggcggcggcggcggcggcagctcGTCGTCTTCGTCGTCCACGCTCAGGTCCAACCTCAGGTTGTCCAGAGTCTGACGGATGTTCAGAGTCTCTTTACgtctgagagagacacagacacatgaggCTTGATTAACATAAGATACAATGATCCTTTATTAGCActattacagcagcaagagtcaaaatagGCTGCAGCGAGTAATAAGTACCATGAAATACTCAAGTGTAAggataataatactaatactacacttctacagtgtgagaatatgcACAGGAAATGGATTGTACATGAACCgttgcacagacagatgaatattCCACAgtcaaaagagttaaagtttcATAATGCTGCATTTTTACGTGAAACACAAACCACTGAATCCTCAAactttgaatatgtgtgtgttgagtagagagagagaacgtACTTCATCTGCAGGTGCTGGTCGAGCAGCTGCCTCTGCAGCCGGCCGCTCGTCTCCCTCTCCTCGCCCAGCTCTCTCTGGGTGTGGCGGTACTGCGCCTCCTTCCtgctcgcctcctcctccgactCGTTCAGCTGACGCTTCAGGGAACGGATCCTCTGGTTCATCTGGACGGTCACAGATCCACGGTTAGTTTGGACAAAGCATAAAAAAACCTCCCTGCTCGTCCTCGCTACATTCTAGCTTTTCGTGCAGGAGCCAGTTTGGTCTGTATGAGTTTCACCTCACCGCACGaatcttaaaaacatttcaaacaattcTAAAAGACAGAATAGAAACGAGGGAAGACATCAAACAGAAATGTCCCGAAAGAAACTTCAAAGACCCTTTCTCACATTTTCTATACATAtctaaaaacacagataataaTGTCTGAGGAGTAGAATGtcctaaaaagaaaatgtatctgtgtgggtgattgtgtgtgattgtgtgtgtgtgtgtctcaccaggTCTTTCTGCTCATTAGCTATCCTGTGCTCCTCCTCCATCTGATCACTCAGCTCGTTGGTTCTTCGCTCCATTTTACTGATGGTGTTTGTGAGAACAGCTTTGTTCCtgcatcaaaacacacacacacactacacgtTATACACAGACACTACACGTGatacacaaacactacacatCTACTGTtaggattattattaatattatataaaacCAGTtccagcttcctgtttgttcctgtttcCTTTCAAATCTTTACACAACCCAGCTCCAGTGAATATCAAAGATTTACTAACTTCCCCGGGAACCATCCTACTctaaataacataataaataaaatcctcatGTTATGGTGGTTTATGGTCTGTGAGCAGCAGGAGCATGTGACCGACCTCTCCTCGGTCCTCAGCAGGTTCTCCAGCTCTTTGGCTCGACTCTCCGCTCGGGAGACGACGTCCTCCTGAACCCTGGAGCTCTGCAGCTCGTCCACCTCCAGACGCAGCTCACGCAGctgcacagggagagagagtcaAGTTACAGACGAGTACGAGTACGAGCTGAAGAAGAAGTGTTAAAtcaacaataatataataaaacacacacacacacacacacacacacacacacacacacacacacacacacacacacacacacacactgtacctgtCTCTCCATGACGACCTTCTCAGTGTCCAGTTGGTCGTTCAGATCTTTCTCCTGAAtcaccttcagctgcagctgctccgtCTTGATCAGAAACAACAAATGAGTCAACGACCAACACAGATATGAATATGATTTAACCTGAGCTGTCGAGTCTGGTCACCTGCTCGATGGCCCTCTTGTGTTTGGCCGCCCATCTCTGCTCGCTGTcatgcagctcctccaggtcGCTCTCCAGGTCGATCATCTTCTCctgaaggaaaacagaaatcagGGTCATCATTCAAACTAATACTGAGCTGAGGTTTAACTCAGGTTATTTACAACTGGGCCAGATTGTGTTTCTTCAGAAAAGTGACATGATGAACATTTGGGCCTGTGTATTAGATGTTTGTAACCATGTACATGTGGAGTAAGAAGCACTTTGTACCTGAGCCTGTTTGAGTTGTTTGGCCAGGTCGTCTCTGGCCTGCTGGGTCCCCTGCAGCTCCATGTGGAGGTCGTCCACCGACCTCTCCGCCTGTTTGCACTGCAGCTGGATCCGCTCCCTCAGCTggatctcctcctccaggttttGCTCCTTATCGATCAGCTTCCCAGAAACCTGcacaggcagaaacacacatctTACAGCTGCTGTCACACCTAAGATGTCaggctgaggctgatgggagtGGGCCGTACCTCCCCCTGCAGTCGGCCGACGAGGTTCTGCAGTCGCAGCAGCTCCTGGTCCTTCTCCAGCAGAGACTCCTCCAGCTCGTCCACCCGCATGTGGGCGTCGTCACGCAGCTTCTGGTGCAGGTTCACCTCGGCTGAGGCCTGCGACGACACCTGCAGGGCCTCGTTCAGCTGCAAGCACACGGGACACGTGTTGTATGTACGAGCAGGCACATGCATGTTCTCATGTGAGCGCTGCATCCAGGGAGCATATGTGCTGACGTTTGCAATAATAACTTTATGTTTTCTAAGAAATTAACAGTCATTTAACAAAACTTAAATAATTTTCTACTTTGCATCAGTCTCTTTATTCAAATCAACACTGTGCAACTTTTACTgggcaacagcgccctctgcagccacatgtggggattaggaaaaacaaaccaacatggagacgagaaaggaaaacacagaactTTAAATATGACGTGAGGCAGTTTTATGAATTCGCCTGTACCTCCGTCTCCAGCCTGAGGAGGTCGCTGTTGAGCTCAGACGTCCTCTTGTCTTTCGTGTCCTTGAcgacctccagctcctccagtttTCTCTCGGCCAACCACAGCTTCTCCCCCAGGGTCTTAGCGTGCAGCGTCTGcttctccaggttctcctgaacatgcaacacacacgtatgacacacacacgtgtaaacaCGGCTCACAGTTCTGCTTCTTAACACAACGAGACTGAAACTCTACCTCAGAGTCCTGGATCTTGTTTTTGAGCGACTGCTGGAGGAAGTTGAAGGCGTACTCCTGCGTGTTGGCCTCCACCATCATGTCCCGCGCCTGCCGCACCTCGATCTGCACACGACAACAGTTCATCAGCCACGTGTCGCACAGCGTCACAGCTCCAGTGTCACTTCATCACCTCCCTACCTCCATCGCTCTGTACTTCTCTCCTATCgactggctctctctctccatctctatcATCTGctccctcatcctcttcatctcatTGGTCAGCTGAGCGTTGGCGCGCAGCAGATCCTCGTTGTTCACCATGAAGCCGCGCATCTCGAACCTGAAACGGAGGAACAGGCCTcgttaataaaatgaaatcagagccagggtaaagaaaaaagtttgagGTGAAGTCAGACCCCAAGTTTTAAGAAAGCAAATTTATAAGAAAGACAGACCTGATCtgatttctctccttttccaTCTCCACACTCTCGGCCTCCAGGAACTGGTTACGctggagagagaacacacacagacacagacacagacacagacacacaaaatcacagacacagacacacacacacacacacacacagacagatacagagaCAAAGTTGAAGAAAGTGTTACTTCACCAAAACCACAACAACTGACAAAATGggttttaaaatcacaaaacCTCTAAAAGCTGCAGATCCATCAAACATTGATATTCATGCTCATTAAACGTGGTTTGACCATCGGACTCCTGTGGTGATTCTAACAGACGAGAACGTGAACCAGTGAATCTCACCCTCTGACAGGCGTCCAGCTGTTTGGTCAGTTCCTCGATGAAGTCTTTCTTGTTGGGCGCTCCCAGCGTGTTGGAGCGGAGGCTGTAGTGTTGGCCGGGCATCACCTGAGgctgcagaataaaaacacatcatataGAGCGGACGTGGGCGGCAGAGCGCGTGGTATCCGCGCAGAACACGTGTCACTGAACGCACCGcgtggttgtggttgtggttgacCTCGGCCCGTCTCTTCACCAGCGTGTCGTAGGCGGAGAATCGAGTCCGTTGCGGGGGGAAGTTGGATGAAGGGATCCCGACCGGGCTGGTGCTGCGACTGTTGAAGCCGTACAGGTTCATCTCGGAGGTGGCAGGAGACAGGCCGCTGggagcctggggggggggggggggggggggggggagcagaggagggtcAGAATCATCTTTAGAAGATGTGGTGATAAGGACTTGGATGTTTTGTGTCTAAAGCAAAAGATGTGTTACAGTATATAAGTGATTATTGTGTATGAAGTGTTTAGATCGTTTCCTCTGGAGGAagtttaaacctttttaaacgTCTGTGGGCTTCAAttatttgttcaaattaaaacatttactgGTAAATGTCTATTTACTGGAGCTGCTAACTTCTCAAACTCATGAAGAACTTGTGACAACTGCTTCCAACTGTTTGAGCCACTGATTTAATCTTtagtaaagtattttttaagcTGTAAAACTAATACAGTGGAGTAGAAATACAACATTTGCCTCAGACATGTAGTGAAGAAGAAATTTAAATATTCTTTTTGTGCTTCTGATAATAAGAATCTGAATCCAACCTTGAACTCGGACATGCGATACATGGGGTTGTAATCCATGGAGGCGGTCGTGGTGTACGGACTGTTGAACACTCGGGGGGGGCTGTCAACAACACCcagctgtaaacaaacaaacaaacaaacaaacaacaacacgtTAGACCTCCGATCatgaaggaaaaagacaaaagcaaacGATTTGCCTAAAGtcattttgaataaatgttcAGATGCAGGAAACAGTGAAGTGAAGCTCTTTATAAAATAAGTTGACTTTATTGTGCtgattataataaaaacatttaaacaacagCATCGTgatattattaatgttattcaTGCTAATTACAAATGATTATGTGGTAAATCAGAAGatttatagtttatttataattagatttgatttgataGGAGATTAAAGTTTCTCAACTCCGATTTAATTCATCAGATCGTTCACTGTTGGTTTTGAGGCCTTGAGAACGAAAAGGAATCTGGATTCAGTTTAACTGAAGAAGCTGAGGAACTCTGGTTCGATCGAATCGTGTGAGAACAGACGAGCAGCGAGGAACCTTCAGTTTGAGTTTTATCCATTCGGGGGtgtcatttaaaaactgaaaagaaaaacggATGCTACATGGTTATTGGGATTATgacattatatatgtatatcataAACTAGGATTATTTAGATCTGCTGAACGTTTAGCAGCTGAAAGATTTGCTTCTGTGTGTTGAACTTGATTTTCTGCTTCACGATGAAAACCGTTGTGGATTAAATCTGTTATAATTAGATTGGATttacaaattaacacaaaaccTTCATGAAACCACGTAGAATGAGAGTTATAATCAAAGTTTGTGATAAAATTAAATACACTGCAAAACTAATTGGGTTTTATTGagtcataaaataataatgttatttttgttgtgtatgGACAATGTCAGCAGTGTTTTGTCCAGAAGATGGCACTGTTTAATAACTGGTGCTGTCTCTaatctccctctcacacacacacacacagacacacacacacacacaaatggtcCCATGGTCCCATGGTCCCGTCTCACCCACCCTGTCGGACATAGTGTCCCCCTCCCGTGAGGCGAGGGACTCCAGGGACCCCCGGAAGTAGTTGGGCCCCAGCCGGGAGCCCTCCCACCGGGACATCCTGGGGCCGTTCTCCTCGGTCGACCTGCCGCCCCCCGGAGCGTCGGCCTCCCTGCTGCTCAACCCGTTCGTCCTCAGCTCGTTGTTGAGGGACAGCTGATATTTGGGGTTGTGGCTGGCCGGCCGAGGACTGGGCGTGGTGGGCTCGTCCTCCAGCTGCTTGTTCGAATCGAATTCAGACTCCTGGAGAAGAAGCACAGAGAGTTAGTGTCGAGCTCTAAAAGATGCAGAATTCCAAAATGTCGCGATCACATCATGCAGTGAAGAAATCACCGGAgttggttgtttttatttgagacaGAAGCTGCAACGCGTGAAGCTCATTCACAGGAAAGAATCAGGAGTGAAAGCGAGATCTGTGAGGCCATTTTGATTAGTAcgagtaaagagctgctgcgtCGTGCTGTGGTTATACTGGTTCCAGTCGGCATGCGGATTGAGCGCTGGGCAGTAATCATGCGAGCAGGTGCGTTGAGGATTCATGCTGTCGTGTCGTCCTCACGCACAGAAGATGCGAGATTTGCGTTTCATGCAAAGACGTCAAACcagtctgggtttttttttattattttctcttacCGATCCCATTCCAGAGTCCGCCAGCGAGTCTCTACCGGATTCTACGGTTTGTGTTTTGGTGGTTGCTTGCGAGTCAGTTTTCTCAGCGCTGCCTCCTACTGGACAATCAGTTCTGGCAGTGACCTGGTTAGTGGTGGTCCCGCTGGACGGAGCATCGTTCTGACGGGTTTCTCTGAGCGGAGGACTCACGGTGATGCTGGGAACTGGACTCTCCTCTGTCGGTAGGGACGGAGCGAATGTGGACAGCGTAGACTTGAACGTTCCTCAGACTTCAAACCTTCTCCGACTCCAAAAGCGAGAGAACCAGTCGGAGAGACGGGATCCGAACTGGAGAATCTACCGATCAGGTCTTTGACGCTCCCGGCTCGGCGCAGGTTTGAGCTACGGGACGAGCCTGCAGGCGGTTTCTTATGATTAGTTGATGAAGATGACTCGGCCGTTTGCTGAAAGAggtgaacacacagagcagacccagacgaagaggaagaagaggagagtaTGAGCAGCAGCGGATCCAGGTTAGAAGTTCATACACAGatgctgatatatatatataaatatatatatatatataaacacagggagaagagatgagaagagTAAAGTTTAGTTAGGTTTTAAACCCAACTAGTTAAAGAGTTAAATTATTTTAGTTGTTTcgttctgataagtttggttttaatttgacgAGATGAAAACGAGGTGAAACATCTCGCGACCGGTCGATCTCACGTTTCGattctctggctccaaatgacgtcatcagcacaagatggccgcccttgacgtccatctttatgttttatCGTTTTAAAACGAGGAAACCGTTATTTTACACGTAGTAAATCAGCTCCTGTAGCTACAGAAGCACTTTAACTCAAACTATTAATTATTCCTAGAAAGCAGCACATTAATAGTTTAAATCTAGACTCAaactgtgcgtgcgtgtgtgtctgtgtgtgtgtgtgtgtgtgtgtgtgtgtgtgtgtgtgtgtgtgtgtgtgtgtgtgtgtgtgtgtgtgtgtgtgtgtagttgacTGTTGGAATGCATACATAATGACGTGAGGTccagtgtgaatgtttgtgtgtgtgtgtgtgtgtgagagaatgtgtgtgtgtgtgtgtgtgtgtgtgtgtgtgtgtgtgtgtgtgtgtgtgtgtgtgtgtgtgtgtgtgtgtgtgtgtgtgtgtgtgtgtgttcgcatCCTGACATAAATCCCCCTTGAGTTACTGCAACATCTGCTCACtcatctgaaaaaataaaaccaccacCCTCCCCCCCCGAACGACAGCATcccactttctcacacacaaatacagaggacgacagacagagggacaggggacagagggacagacatacagacagacagagggacagagggacagagggacagacagagggacagacagagggacagacacacTCCAAAATGAAAATACTCTAACCCTCGAAGAGGAAAAGCACAATAAATGGCAgcgtttctcttttctttgccaAAAAGCCACTTGAATAAATCCAGCTTTAATTAACCGTCCTAACAAGAAGGCCGATGCCACTTACAGGAATGAAGTGGCGAGCGTCCAGGGGGGTTTAACTTTCAGGGCTCGAGGGTCCAAAAGCACCGAGTGGCCTTAATCCAGGGCCTCGCCTGGACGGCGTCTCCCGGGGACGCTGAGCCGAGGCCGGGAGAGAAGCCGGCGGGCTGGGACGGCGGCGAGGGACGGAAGGTGTCTGGGCTCGTGGCGAATCAGCAGAGGTTTAAAATGTCGACCGGCCGGCGTGGAATCAGCAAAACGTAAGATTGATTTTGTGGGCGTGTTCAGTTTGGACCCTCGAAGGTTGTGAAACGAAGATGTGGAGGAAattgtctcagctgtcaatcatgacgtctcagtcccatttttatatcatcaa
Coding sequences within:
- the LOC117771310 gene encoding cingulin-like isoform X2; translated protein: MGSESEFDSNKQLEDEPTTPSPRPASHNPKYQLSLNNELRTNGLSSREADAPGGGRSTEENGPRMSRWEGSRLGPNYFRGSLESLASREGDTMSDRLGVVDSPPRVFNSPYTTTASMDYNPMYRMSEFKAPSGLSPATSEMNLYGFNSRSTSPVGIPSSNFPPQRTRFSAYDTLVKRRAEVNHNHNHAPQVMPGQHYSLRSNTLGAPNKKDFIEELTKQLDACQRRNQFLEAESVEMEKERNQIRFEMRGFMVNNEDLLRANAQLTNEMKRMREQMIEMERESQSIGEKYRAMEIEVRQARDMMVEANTQEYAFNFLQQSLKNKIQDSEENLEKQTLHAKTLGEKLWLAERKLEELEVVKDTKDKRTSELNSDLLRLETELNEALQVSSQASAEVNLHQKLRDDAHMRVDELEESLLEKDQELLRLQNLVGRLQGEVSGKLIDKEQNLEEEIQLRERIQLQCKQAERSVDDLHMELQGTQQARDDLAKQLKQAQEKMIDLESDLEELHDSEQRWAAKHKRAIEQTEQLQLKVIQEKDLNDQLDTEKVVMERQLRELRLEVDELQSSRVQEDVVSRAESRAKELENLLRTEERNKAVLTNTISKMERRTNELSDQMEEEHRIANEQKDLMNQRIRSLKRQLNESEEEASRKEAQYRHTQRELGEERETSGRLQRQLLDQHLQMKRKETLNIRQTLDNLRLDLSVDDEDDELPPPPPPQQQAENFTKV
- the LOC117771310 gene encoding cingulin-like isoform X1; this translates as MQGKTEENNMESEFDSNKQLEDEPTTPSPRPASHNPKYQLSLNNELRTNGLSSREADAPGGGRSTEENGPRMSRWEGSRLGPNYFRGSLESLASREGDTMSDRLGVVDSPPRVFNSPYTTTASMDYNPMYRMSEFKAPSGLSPATSEMNLYGFNSRSTSPVGIPSSNFPPQRTRFSAYDTLVKRRAEVNHNHNHAPQVMPGQHYSLRSNTLGAPNKKDFIEELTKQLDACQRRNQFLEAESVEMEKERNQIRFEMRGFMVNNEDLLRANAQLTNEMKRMREQMIEMERESQSIGEKYRAMEIEVRQARDMMVEANTQEYAFNFLQQSLKNKIQDSEENLEKQTLHAKTLGEKLWLAERKLEELEVVKDTKDKRTSELNSDLLRLETELNEALQVSSQASAEVNLHQKLRDDAHMRVDELEESLLEKDQELLRLQNLVGRLQGEVSGKLIDKEQNLEEEIQLRERIQLQCKQAERSVDDLHMELQGTQQARDDLAKQLKQAQEKMIDLESDLEELHDSEQRWAAKHKRAIEQTEQLQLKVIQEKDLNDQLDTEKVVMERQLRELRLEVDELQSSRVQEDVVSRAESRAKELENLLRTEERNKAVLTNTISKMERRTNELSDQMEEEHRIANEQKDLMNQRIRSLKRQLNESEEEASRKEAQYRHTQRELGEERETSGRLQRQLLDQHLQMKRKETLNIRQTLDNLRLDLSVDDEDDELPPPPPPQQQAENFTKV